GGTCTACAAGACCATGATCCCACGCAACGTGCGCATTTCGGAAGCGCCGTCCTACGGCAAGCCGGTGCTGGTGTACGATCTCAAATGCGTGGGCAGCGAAGCTTACTTGCGGCTCGCCACCGAAGTGATCCAGCGCGAGCGCGAGCTGCGCGTCACGCATTGACGGTGCCGTAGGTCCGTAGGTGGGTTAGCCGAAGGCGTAACCCACCTACGTCTGCCGCCTCGAGCGAAGCAATGGTGGGTTACGCTGCGCTAACCCACCCTACGATTTGAATTTCAAGTCCGGAGTACGCTAACGTGAATCCAAGGGAGCTGGCGATGGCCGATGAAGCGCGTTCGCGACTGGGCCGGGGTCTTGCAAGTCTGATCGGTGATGTCGGCGGCGAAGCCCAGCACGTCGATCGTCCGCGCGCGCAGCGCAAGGTGCCGATCGAATTCATCAAGGCCAATCCGCGCAACCCGCGCCGCACGTTTTCGGACACCGAGCTCAAGGAGCTCTCGGAGTCCATCAAGCAGCACGGCGTGATCCAGCCGATCGTGGTGCGCCCCGTCAAGGGCGCGCAGGATCGCTTCGAGATCATCGCCGGCGAGCGACGCTGGCGCGCTTCGCAGATGGCGGGGCTGCATGAAGTGCCGATCGTGCCGGTCGACATCAGCGACAGCGATGCGCTGGAATTCGCGATCGTCGAGAACGTGCAGCGTGAAGACCTCAACCCGATGGAAGAGGCGCAGGGCTATCACGCGCTCGCCAACGAGTTCAAACGCAGCCAGGACGACATCGCCAAGGT
This genomic interval from Bradyrhizobium guangzhouense contains the following:
- a CDS encoding ParB/RepB/Spo0J family partition protein; amino-acid sequence: MADEARSRLGRGLASLIGDVGGEAQHVDRPRAQRKVPIEFIKANPRNPRRTFSDTELKELSESIKQHGVIQPIVVRPVKGAQDRFEIIAGERRWRASQMAGLHEVPIVPVDISDSDALEFAIVENVQREDLNPMEEAQGYHALANEFKRSQDDIAKVVGKSRSHVANMMRLTKLPAEVQAFIATGELTAGHARALIGVPDPLAAAKRIVAEGLNVRQAEALAHEEGVPERKPQKPRATGAKEKDPDTIDLEKRVSDALGLKVTVNHRDPGGSVQINYRNLDQLDEVMKRLAKGGL